The Helianthus annuus cultivar XRQ/B chromosome 16, HanXRQr2.0-SUNRISE, whole genome shotgun sequence genome includes a window with the following:
- the LOC110916150 gene encoding pyrophosphate--fructose 6-phosphate 1-phosphotransferase subunit alpha: MDSDYGVPRELSDLQKNRSLYTPELPPCLQGTTVRVEFGDATAAADPAGAHAIARSFPHTYGQPLVHFFREKSKPVNAQTISEHLAVRVGLVFCGRQSPGGHNVVWGLHEALKIHNPKSVLLGFLGGSDGLFAQKTLEITDDVLATYKNQGGYDLLGRTKDQIRTIEQVNSAMEACKALKLDALVIVGGVTSNTDAAQLAETFAEAKCSTKVVGVPVTLNGDLKNQFVEANVGFDTICKVNSQLISNVCTDALSAEKYYYFIRLMGRKASHVAVECTLQSHPNMVILAEEVAASKLTIFDITKQICDAVQARAEQDKNHGVILLPEGLIESIPEVYALLQEIHSLLRQGVSADNISTQLSPWASALFEFMPPFIRKQLLLHPESDDSAQLSQIETEKLLAELVEAEINKRLKEGTYKGKKFNAICHFFGYQARGSLPSKFDCDYAYVLGHICYHILAAGLNGYMATVTNLKSPSNKWRCGAAPITAMMTVKHYGRGSGSGATTLGKPFVHPAAVDLRGKVYELLRQNATRFLLDDVYRNPGPLQFDGPGADSKAVSLCVEDLDYMGRIKELNDYLDKVRTIVKPGCSQDVLKAALSAMSSVTDILSVMTSQRLD; the protein is encoded by the exons ATGGATTCAGATTACGGTGTTCCACGAGAGCTTTCTGATCTGCAGAAGAATCGATCTCTCTACACACCGGAGCTTCCTCCGTGCCTTCAG GGAACTACTGTGAGGGTAGAATTTGGTGATGCAACTGCTGCAGCAGATCCTGCTGGCGCTCACGCGATTGCCCGATCATTTCCTCACACTTATGGTCAACCTTTGGTTCATTTTTTCAGAGAAAAATCTAAACCAGTCAATGCTCAGACCATTAGTGAACATCTTGCAGTAAG gGTTGGATTGGTTTTCTGTGGTAGACAATCTCCTGGAGGACATAATGTTGTATGGGGACTTCATGAAGCTCTAAAAATTCACAACCCTAAAAGTGTTCTGCTTGGATTTCTCG GTGGATCTGACGGTTTATTTGCTCAAAAAACCCTAGAGATCACAGATGATGTTCTTGCAACCTACAAAAATCAAG GTGGTTATGATTTATTGGGACGAACCAAGGATCAAATCAGAACCATAGAACAAGTAAATTCTGCAATGGAAGCATGCAAGGCTTTGAAGTTGGATGCCTTAGTGATTGTTGGAG GGGTAACATCTAACACAGATGCTGCTCAGCTTGCTGAGACTTTTGCAGAAGCAAAATGCTCAACAAAG GTGGTTGGAGTACCTGTGACCTTGAACGGTGATCTTAAAAACCAGTTTGTTGAAGCAAATGTTGGTTTTGATACTATCTGCAAG gtGAACTCTCAACTCATCAGTAACGTCTGCACTGATGCTCTTTCTGCTGAAAAG TATTACTATTTTATCCGGCTCATGGGTAGGAAAGCATCCCATGTTGCTGTGGAATGCACACTTCAGTCACATCCTAACATG GTTATCCTTGCTGAAGAAGTTGCTGCTTCAAAGCTTACCATTTTTGACATAACCAAACAGATTTGTGATGCCGTGCAAGCCAGGGCAGAGCAAG ACAAGAATCATGGTGTCATTCTACTTCCAGAAGGGCTTATAGAAAGCATCCCTGAAGTTTATGCACTGTTACAG GAAATTCATAGTCTTCTTCGACAAGGTGTTTCGGCTGACAATATATCCACACAACTGTCACCTTGGGCATCCGCCTTGTTTGAATTCATGCCTCCTTTTATTAGGAAACAG CTTCTTCTTCATCCTGAGTCAGATGACTCTGCCCAGCTGTCTCAG ATCGAAACCGAGAAGCTTCTTGCTGAACTTGTGGAAGCAGAAATTAACAAGCGACTG AAAGAAGGAACATACAAGGGGAAGAAATTTAATGCCATCTGCCACTTTTTTGGCTACCAAGCACGTGGTTCTTTGCCATCAAAATTTGATTGTGACTATGCCTAT GTTCTTGGACATATTTGTTACCATATTTTGGCTGCTGGTTTAAATGGTTATATGGCCACTGTCACCAACCTCAAAAGCCCTTCAAACAAATGGCGCTGTGGTGCAGCTCCAATAACG GCTATGATGACTGTCAAGCATTATGGTCGCGGGTCAGGGTCAGGGGCTACAACCCTTGGGAAACCTTTTGTTCATCCTGCTGCCGTAGATTTGAGAGGCAAAGTATACGA GCTGCTTAGACAAAATGCAACAAGATTCTTGCTGGATGATGTCTACAGAAACCCCGGCCCCCTTCAGTTTGACGGTCCAGGTGCCGATTCCAAAGCTGTCAGCTTGTGTGTAGAGGACTTGGATTACATGGGTCGCATCAAGGAATTGAATGACTATCTTGACAAG GTAAGAACAATTGTGAAACCAGGTTGTTCACAGGATGTTCTAAAAGCTGCTTTGAGTGCCATGTCATCTGTGACGGACATTCTTTCTGTCATGACCTCACAACGCCTCGACTAA